One segment of Haloplanus natans DSM 17983 DNA contains the following:
- a CDS encoding 50S ribosomal protein L14 has translation MEALKADVTRGLAKGSLINCADNTGARQLKVISVAGYSGTKNRHPKAGIGDKVTVSVTKGTPEMRRQVLEAVVVRQRKPIRRPSGTRVKFEDNAAVVIDDMEEPRGTEIKGPVAREVAERFGSIASTATMIV, from the coding sequence ATGGAGGCGCTGAAAGCCGACGTCACTCGTGGCCTCGCCAAGGGATCGCTGATCAACTGCGCCGACAACACGGGCGCACGCCAGCTGAAGGTCATCAGCGTCGCGGGCTACTCCGGAACCAAGAACCGACACCCCAAAGCGGGCATCGGCGATAAGGTGACCGTTTCGGTCACCAAGGGCACGCCGGAAATGCGCCGGCAGGTGCTGGAGGCGGTCGTCGTCCGCCAGCGCAAGCCCATCCGCCGCCCCAGCGGCACGCGCGTCAAATTCGAGGACAACGCCGCCGTCGTCATCGACGACATGGAAGAGCCTCGCGGGACCGAGATCAAGGGTCCCGTCGCGCGGGAAGTCGCCGAACGCTTCGGGAGCATCGCATCCACGGCAACGATGATCGTATGA
- a CDS encoding 30S ribosomal protein S17 — MAIGLNVTEPEEACSDQHCPFHGSLSVRGQTLEGTVASTAMEKTVVVEREYDVRVPKYDRYMKRRSRVPAHAPPCLGLEEGDTVRIAETRPLSKTKSHVVVEKLGGDA, encoded by the coding sequence ATGGCGATAGGACTGAACGTAACCGAACCGGAGGAGGCCTGTTCCGACCAGCACTGTCCGTTCCACGGCTCGTTGTCCGTGCGCGGGCAGACGCTGGAGGGCACGGTCGCCTCCACAGCAATGGAAAAGACGGTCGTCGTCGAGCGCGAATACGACGTTCGCGTTCCGAAGTACGACCGATACATGAAACGCCGGAGTCGCGTTCCGGCCCACGCACCCCCGTGTCTGGGCCTGGAGGAAGGCGACACGGTCCGCATCGCGGAGACCCGACCCCTCTCGAAGACCAAATCACACGTGGTCGTCGAGAAACTGGGAGGTGACGCGTGA
- a CDS encoding ribonuclease P protein component 1, whose amino-acid sequence MALTPETLTRHELVGLHARVVESTNPDAVGINGRVVSETMRTLVVEGDRVWRLPKQGTTFEFALPRTDEAADAEKASGTASELPSETASRTGQSAGCEDVAYVTVDGARLLSRPALRTEKAGVSTWR is encoded by the coding sequence ATGGCGCTCACACCCGAGACCCTGACCCGACACGAACTCGTCGGCCTGCACGCGCGGGTCGTCGAGTCGACGAATCCCGACGCAGTCGGGATCAACGGCCGCGTCGTTAGCGAGACGATGCGGACGCTCGTCGTCGAGGGGGATCGGGTGTGGCGACTCCCCAAGCAGGGGACGACATTCGAGTTTGCCCTACCGCGTACAGATGAAGCCGCCGACGCCGAGAAGGCGTCGGGGACCGCGTCCGAACTTCCGTCGGAAACTGCCAGCCGAACTGGTCAGTCTGCCGGTTGCGAGGACGTGGCCTACGTTACGGTGGATGGCGCACGACTGCTCTCACGACCCGCCTTGCGAACCGAGAAGGCAGGTGTATCCACATGGCGATAG
- the rpmC gene encoding 50S ribosomal protein L29 has product MAILHVAEIRDMTPAEREAELEELETELLNAKAVQAAGGMPDNPSRPGELKKTIARIKTIQREEGDI; this is encoded by the coding sequence ATGGCGATCCTACACGTTGCGGAGATTCGCGACATGACGCCCGCCGAACGCGAGGCGGAACTCGAGGAACTCGAGACGGAACTGCTGAACGCCAAGGCCGTCCAGGCCGCCGGCGGGATGCCCGACAACCCCTCTCGACCCGGCGAACTGAAAAAGACCATCGCGCGGATCAAGACGATCCAGCGCGAAGAGGGCGATATCTGA
- a CDS encoding 30S ribosomal protein S3 — protein MADEHQFIENGLQRSQIDEFFADELGRAGYGGMDVAKTPMGTQIVLKAEKPGMVIGKGGKNIRKVTTELEERFDLDDPQIDVQEVDEPDLNARIVADRLANALERGWYFRKAGHTTIDRIMEAGALGAEIVLSGKVTGARSRVEKFNRGYIKHNGEPAESIVDEGQGVAVMKLGTIGVTVKIIPPGAELPDDFEIAEDADIEPVEQAAETGGGVEELLEEEPEEIPDVSEGEEVDVPTETPDDIEESLDEEIVEEVVEEELPDEDADESDDAEAEASDEDVDEEVDEETMDEAADLVEEMEAADEEEDA, from the coding sequence ATGGCAGACGAACACCAGTTCATCGAGAACGGACTGCAGCGCTCCCAGATCGACGAGTTCTTCGCGGACGAACTCGGCCGCGCGGGCTACGGCGGCATGGACGTCGCCAAGACCCCGATGGGGACCCAGATCGTCCTCAAGGCCGAAAAGCCCGGAATGGTCATCGGCAAGGGTGGGAAGAACATCCGGAAGGTGACCACGGAACTCGAGGAGCGGTTCGACCTCGACGACCCCCAGATCGACGTGCAGGAAGTCGACGAACCGGATCTGAACGCCCGCATCGTCGCGGACCGACTGGCCAATGCCTTAGAGCGTGGCTGGTACTTCCGCAAGGCGGGCCACACGACCATCGACCGAATCATGGAAGCCGGCGCCCTCGGCGCCGAGATCGTCCTGTCCGGGAAGGTCACCGGCGCGCGGAGCCGCGTCGAGAAGTTCAACCGGGGCTACATCAAGCACAACGGCGAACCCGCCGAGTCCATCGTGGACGAGGGCCAAGGCGTCGCCGTGATGAAACTCGGCACCATCGGCGTGACGGTGAAGATCATCCCGCCGGGCGCCGAACTCCCGGACGACTTCGAAATCGCCGAGGACGCCGATATCGAACCCGTCGAGCAGGCGGCCGAAACCGGCGGCGGCGTCGAGGAACTCCTCGAGGAAGAGCCCGAGGAGATCCCCGACGTCAGCGAAGGCGAGGAGGTCGACGTCCCGACCGAGACGCCCGACGACATCGAGGAGAGCCTCGACGAGGAGATCGTCGAGGAAGTCGTCGAGGAGGAACTGCCCGACGAGGACGCCGACGAATCCGACGACGCCGAGGCCGAGGCGTCCGACGAGGATGTCGACGAAGAGGTCGACGAGGAGACGATGGACGAGGCGGCCGATCTCGTCGAAGAGATGGAAGCCGCCGACGAGGAGGAGGACGCATAA
- a CDS encoding 50S ribosomal protein L22, producing the protein MGINYSVEADPETTAKAMLRERPISLKHSKAVARAIKGETVADAEEYLQAVVDEERSVPFKQHNSGVGHRSDIDGWDAGRYPEKASKDFLKLIENARNNADEQGFEGESMTIKHVAAHKVGERQGRKPRAFGRADPWNTTLCDVELIIEEGEE; encoded by the coding sequence ATGGGAATCAACTACAGCGTCGAGGCCGACCCGGAGACGACCGCCAAGGCGATGCTCCGAGAGCGGCCCATCAGCCTCAAGCACAGCAAGGCCGTCGCCCGCGCGATCAAAGGAGAGACCGTCGCCGACGCCGAGGAGTATCTCCAGGCAGTCGTCGACGAGGAACGGTCCGTTCCGTTCAAACAGCACAACTCCGGGGTCGGTCACCGGAGCGACATCGACGGCTGGGACGCCGGTCGCTACCCCGAGAAGGCCAGCAAGGACTTCCTGAAGCTCATCGAGAACGCCCGCAACAACGCGGACGAACAGGGCTTCGAGGGCGAATCTATGACGATCAAACACGTCGCCGCCCACAAGGTCGGCGAACGACAGGGCCGGAAACCCCGCGCGTTCGGTCGCGCGGACCCGTGGAACACGACGCTCTGTGACGTGGAACTGATCATCGAGGAGGGTGAGGAATAA
- a CDS encoding 30S ribosomal protein S19 — MSSEYRTGREGEFTYRGHTLDELQSMSLDEVAELLPARMRRTITRGLSVEHEKLLETARDAGEEETANDPIRTHLRDMPIVPEFVGLTFSVYNGQEFQRVQVEPEMIGHYLGEFQLTRTSVEHGQAGIGATRSSKFVPLK; from the coding sequence ATGAGCTCGGAATACCGAACCGGCCGCGAAGGTGAGTTCACCTACCGCGGTCACACGCTCGACGAGCTGCAGTCGATGTCGCTCGACGAGGTTGCGGAACTGCTCCCCGCTCGAATGCGGCGAACCATCACCCGAGGGCTCTCGGTCGAACACGAGAAGCTGCTCGAGACGGCACGGGACGCGGGCGAGGAGGAGACGGCGAACGACCCGATCCGAACCCACCTCCGTGATATGCCCATCGTGCCCGAGTTCGTGGGACTGACCTTCTCGGTCTACAACGGCCAGGAGTTCCAGCGCGTCCAGGTAGAGCCCGAGATGATCGGCCACTACCTCGGCGAGTTCCAGCTCACCCGAACCTCGGTCGAGCACGGCCAGGCCGGCATCGGCGCGACCCGGTCCTCGAAGTTCGTGCCACTCAAGTAA
- a CDS encoding 50S ribosomal protein L23, with the protein MSSIIEHPLVTEKAMDEMDFDNKLQFIVDIDANKSEISEAIESRYDVTITKVNTQITARGEKKAVVALSADDDAQEIASRIGVF; encoded by the coding sequence ATGAGCTCGATCATCGAGCATCCGCTGGTCACCGAGAAGGCGATGGACGAGATGGACTTCGACAACAAGCTCCAGTTCATCGTCGACATCGACGCGAACAAATCGGAGATCAGCGAGGCCATCGAGAGCCGCTACGACGTGACGATCACGAAAGTGAACACGCAGATCACCGCTCGCGGCGAGAAGAAGGCGGTCGTCGCCCTCTCGGCCGACGACGACGCACAGGAAATCGCCTCGCGAATCGGGGTGTTCTAA
- the rpl4p gene encoding 50S ribosomal protein L4, translated as MQATVRDLNGEDAGTVDLPEVFETAYRPDLIKRAVLAAQANRKQAYGADPYAGLRTPAESFGSGRGMAHVPRENGQGARVPQTVGGRKAHPPKAEKDQGKGINDKERKLAIRSAIAATTDAERVAERGHAFDTDLDLPLVVSDDFEDLVKTREVVDLLEALGVDADVERADDGRTVKAGQGKARGRKYREPKSILFVTSEEPSTAARNLAGADVTTAAEVNAEELAPGTHAGRLTIWTESAVAEVADR; from the coding sequence ATGCAAGCAACAGTACGCGATCTGAACGGCGAGGATGCGGGCACGGTGGACCTCCCCGAGGTCTTCGAGACGGCCTACCGGCCGGATCTCATCAAGCGTGCCGTCCTGGCCGCCCAGGCGAACCGAAAACAGGCGTACGGTGCCGACCCCTACGCCGGGCTGCGAACCCCGGCTGAGTCCTTCGGCAGCGGCCGCGGGATGGCCCACGTGCCCCGGGAGAACGGGCAGGGCGCCCGCGTGCCCCAGACGGTCGGCGGGCGCAAGGCGCACCCGCCGAAAGCGGAGAAGGACCAGGGCAAGGGAATCAACGACAAGGAGCGCAAACTCGCGATCCGGTCGGCCATCGCGGCGACGACCGACGCCGAGCGCGTGGCCGAGCGTGGGCACGCGTTCGATACGGATCTCGACCTCCCGCTCGTCGTCAGCGACGACTTCGAGGATCTGGTCAAGACCCGCGAGGTCGTCGACCTCCTCGAAGCGCTCGGCGTCGACGCGGACGTCGAACGCGCCGACGACGGCCGGACGGTCAAAGCCGGGCAGGGTAAGGCCCGTGGCCGGAAGTACCGCGAGCCCAAGTCGATCCTGTTCGTGACGAGCGAGGAGCCGTCGACGGCGGCCCGCAACCTCGCCGGCGCGGACGTGACGACGGCCGCGGAGGTCAACGCCGAGGAACTGGCGCCCGGCACGCACGCCGGCCGCTTGACGATCTGGACCGAGAGCGCCGTCGCGGAGGTGGCCGACCGATGA
- a CDS encoding 50S ribosomal protein L3, whose translation MPQPSRPRKGSMGFGPRKRVTSEVPRIRSWPDDDGAPALQGFAGYKAGMTHVVMVNDEANSPREGMEESVPVTVVETPPMRAVALRAYEDTSYGLKPATEVWTDEFHPELSRTLDLPADNSFEPDADALREAVEDGEVDDLRMITHTVPSDLANVPKKKPDVMETRIGGGALSERADFALDLLAEGGEHAMSDVFRAGEYMDASGITKGKGTQGPVKRWGVQKRKGKHARQGWRRRIGNLGPWNPSRVRSTVPQQGQTGYHQRTELNKRLIDIGEGSEPSVDGGFVNYGEVDGPYALVKGSLPGPDQRLLRFRPAVRPNDQPRLDPEVRYVSTASNQG comes from the coding sequence ATGCCACAACCAAGCAGACCACGAAAAGGCTCGATGGGATTCGGTCCGCGCAAACGCGTGACCAGTGAAGTCCCGCGTATTCGCTCGTGGCCCGACGACGACGGCGCCCCCGCGCTGCAGGGGTTCGCCGGCTACAAAGCCGGCATGACCCACGTCGTCATGGTCAACGACGAGGCCAACTCCCCCCGCGAAGGAATGGAGGAGTCGGTCCCGGTGACCGTCGTCGAGACGCCGCCGATGCGCGCCGTTGCCCTGCGAGCCTACGAAGATACGTCGTACGGACTGAAGCCGGCAACCGAAGTGTGGACCGACGAGTTCCATCCGGAACTCTCGCGCACGCTCGACCTGCCGGCGGACAACAGCTTCGAGCCGGACGCCGACGCGCTCCGCGAGGCCGTCGAGGACGGTGAGGTCGACGACCTGCGGATGATCACGCATACGGTCCCGAGCGACCTGGCGAACGTCCCGAAAAAGAAGCCGGACGTGATGGAGACGCGAATCGGCGGCGGAGCGCTCTCCGAGCGCGCCGATTTCGCGCTCGACCTCCTCGCCGAGGGCGGCGAACACGCCATGTCGGACGTGTTCCGCGCCGGCGAGTACATGGACGCGAGCGGCATCACGAAAGGGAAGGGAACTCAGGGCCCCGTCAAGCGCTGGGGCGTCCAGAAGCGGAAGGGCAAGCACGCCCGGCAGGGCTGGCGGCGACGCATCGGGAACCTCGGGCCGTGGAACCCGTCCCGCGTGCGTTCGACCGTCCCCCAGCAGGGCCAGACGGGCTACCACCAGCGGACGGAACTCAACAAGCGCCTCATCGATATCGGTGAGGGCAGCGAGCCGTCCGTCGACGGTGGCTTCGTCAACTACGGCGAGGTCGATGGGCCGTACGCGCTCGTCAAGGGCTCGCTGCCGGGGCCGGACCAGCGCCTCCTGCGCTTTCGCCCGGCCGTCCGACCGAACGACCAGCCGCGCCTCGACCCCGAGGTGCGTTACGTGTCGACCGCATCCAATCAGGGATAA
- a CDS encoding putative RNA uridine N3 methyltransferase, whose product MTFSVLVPSSLVREAEDKREATRKLGYVARAATVFRADRLVVFPDRDGERRWGGGFVETVLRYAATPPYLKTEAWGTRDELEYVGVLPPLRVSSRTGSGPERPGSLQEGIVTEVGPDGRVRVNCGLQHPISLLTPDGLEVKEGERVAIRISSREPVRARIVDEPLPGFEVQRADLPDVLARPDAGVRIATSVHGTELSVGRLTELVGRIGDGDLTVAFGAPGRGLPAILDVAVEEVAAGGGEGVEPDPGFDLWLNTIPRQGSETVRTEEAMFASLAPLTLTE is encoded by the coding sequence ATGACGTTCAGCGTGCTCGTGCCGTCTTCCCTCGTCCGGGAAGCCGAGGACAAACGCGAGGCAACTCGCAAACTCGGTTACGTCGCCCGCGCGGCGACGGTGTTTCGGGCGGATCGGCTGGTCGTCTTCCCGGATCGGGACGGCGAGCGCCGATGGGGAGGCGGGTTCGTCGAGACGGTCCTGCGGTACGCCGCGACGCCCCCATACCTCAAAACCGAGGCGTGGGGGACGCGGGACGAACTGGAGTACGTCGGCGTGTTGCCGCCCCTTCGCGTCTCGTCACGGACCGGCTCCGGACCGGAGCGTCCGGGGTCGTTACAAGAGGGAATCGTGACCGAGGTCGGACCTGACGGCCGCGTTCGGGTCAATTGCGGACTGCAACACCCGATCTCCCTCCTCACTCCGGACGGACTGGAAGTCAAGGAGGGGGAGCGCGTCGCCATCAGGATCTCTTCGAGAGAGCCGGTCCGCGCACGGATCGTCGACGAACCCCTGCCGGGGTTCGAGGTCCAACGCGCGGACCTGCCGGACGTGCTGGCCCGCCCCGACGCCGGGGTTCGGATCGCCACCTCCGTCCACGGGACGGAACTGTCGGTCGGTCGCCTGACGGAACTCGTCGGGCGGATCGGCGACGGTGATCTGACGGTCGCCTTCGGGGCGCCCGGGCGCGGCCTTCCGGCCATCCTCGACGTGGCTGTCGAGGAAGTAGCCGCCGGCGGCGGCGAGGGCGTCGAACCCGATCCGGGGTTCGATCTCTGGCTGAATACGATTCCGCGACAGGGAAGCGAGACGGTGCGAACCGAGGAAGCGATGTTCGCGTCGCTCGCGCCCCTGACACTCACGGAGTAA
- a CDS encoding tyrosine-type recombinase/integrase, protein MSDEERQLILEFLDANDSRRNTYQMPDGKVKEDGTLARYARALCRVARDLEPELTEATAYDINSMMDAYLNGNVAGVKDGGLKSSTVRNFQGPTRRFYLYHDELGVDREEIHFAEQDESSVDERDMFSKEDVQALREEAKRRGSRDICLVDLLLYTGQRRSAILNLRLKDVKPEDGIFYLNDDDGDLKGAKGKRPLLGANKAVRDWVRQHPTGDPDDYLITHKHDQSNRDGVEPGDKLDPSTLYRQLQRIGDAAGVDKPVNAHNFRHYFVTVGKRDYGMDNDNIKHLIGHEPDSKVMERTYAHLTDEDHIEAAEVAQGLRDPDEDSPLTPPVCDRCGEPLEGDWKSCPYCGLVYSPDAKEVEDKVSTDVKESYKQTDPDDTETQAKIDKLDELLDDPDVKAALLEKLADE, encoded by the coding sequence GTGAGCGACGAGGAGAGGCAGCTAATACTCGAATTTTTAGATGCGAACGACTCCCGTCGGAACACCTACCAAATGCCCGATGGAAAGGTCAAGGAAGACGGGACGCTCGCTCGCTACGCACGGGCGCTCTGCCGCGTGGCACGGGACTTGGAACCGGAGCTGACTGAAGCTACTGCCTACGACATCAACTCCATGATGGACGCCTATCTCAACGGTAATGTTGCTGGCGTCAAGGATGGGGGATTAAAAAGTAGCACTGTGCGGAACTTTCAGGGCCCTACTCGCCGCTTCTACCTCTACCACGATGAGTTAGGAGTTGACCGGGAGGAGATTCACTTTGCTGAACAAGACGAGTCTTCCGTCGACGAGCGGGATATGTTCTCCAAGGAGGATGTGCAGGCCCTCCGCGAAGAAGCCAAACGCCGCGGTTCTCGGGACATCTGTCTCGTCGATCTACTCCTCTACACCGGTCAACGACGGAGCGCGATTTTAAATCTCAGGCTCAAGGACGTGAAACCGGAAGATGGGATCTTCTATCTCAACGACGACGATGGTGACCTCAAGGGTGCGAAAGGCAAACGACCCCTCTTAGGTGCCAATAAGGCCGTTCGTGACTGGGTGCGACAACATCCGACCGGCGATCCGGACGATTATCTCATCACGCACAAACACGATCAGAGCAATCGTGACGGCGTGGAGCCGGGAGACAAGCTAGATCCGAGTACCTTGTATCGACAGCTCCAGCGAATCGGGGACGCAGCCGGTGTGGACAAGCCAGTGAACGCTCACAACTTCCGCCACTACTTCGTGACGGTGGGTAAGCGGGACTATGGCATGGACAACGACAATATAAAGCACCTGATTGGACACGAACCGGACAGCAAGGTGATGGAACGCACCTATGCTCACCTCACTGATGAGGATCACATTGAGGCCGCCGAGGTGGCTCAGGGACTCCGCGATCCCGACGAGGACAGTCCGCTCACGCCGCCAGTGTGTGATCGCTGCGGGGAACCATTAGAGGGAGATTGGAAGTCCTGCCCCTATTGTGGGTTGGTGTACTCACCGGATGCCAAAGAGGTGGAGGACAAGGTCAGCACCGATGTAAAAGAGTCCTACAAGCAAACAGACCCCGACGATACGGAGACGCAAGCGAAGATAGACAAGCTGGATGAACTGTTGGATGATCCCGACGTGAAAGCCGCCCTTCTGGAGAAATTAGCCGACGAGTGA
- a CDS encoding DUF5797 family protein yields the protein MGDDIHASGLVGSPIPPSTTDLLGILREPDVEVQSVECGGLSRWFDVATEKCDDLHDHGVEQAAYKVYSVQKFFERLPVLPQQYNEWIRREYADGKRYLPETTDGILEDLETYGGQIDDLQAPASIFGAVKALTEIEEGLRKENPMFERIRDEVSDAVDEGYRLGIFCPRKSWVHMLEEALRGEGFADDVVGWNVVILNSDTVRDAPPCRRLLFTGSQRPQYAGFYLHPRAKETVVLSYDGRWADTVERHAKQYVRQLNVATSGSRERPYPVPSSDAGRPTEVETGSGGQLDTGETSESGIPQKGEANTPKVDVGDLDGEKLRRLTQLAELAPTKNSELADAWGCDSGSEVYQYLSSHLEEYYTRNEDKLIVPTEKGERMVEEVVDDQ from the coding sequence GTGGGCGACGATATCCACGCTTCCGGGCTAGTCGGCAGTCCGATACCACCCAGTACGACCGATCTACTCGGGATACTTCGCGAGCCCGATGTCGAAGTCCAATCCGTAGAGTGTGGGGGGTTGTCCCGGTGGTTCGATGTAGCTACGGAGAAATGCGACGATCTGCATGACCACGGGGTAGAGCAAGCTGCCTACAAAGTGTACTCGGTCCAGAAGTTCTTCGAACGGCTGCCCGTGTTACCGCAGCAGTACAACGAGTGGATTCGCCGCGAGTACGCCGACGGAAAACGCTACCTCCCCGAGACCACCGACGGCATACTCGAAGATCTAGAGACGTACGGTGGTCAGATAGACGATCTCCAGGCCCCTGCTTCTATATTCGGCGCCGTGAAGGCCCTGACCGAAATTGAGGAGGGGCTTCGGAAGGAGAACCCGATGTTCGAACGAATCCGTGACGAAGTCTCCGACGCTGTAGACGAGGGGTACCGACTGGGAATCTTCTGCCCACGGAAGAGTTGGGTACACATGCTTGAGGAAGCGCTACGGGGAGAAGGATTCGCGGACGACGTAGTCGGTTGGAACGTCGTGATTCTGAACAGTGACACTGTCCGCGACGCCCCACCTTGTCGACGACTCTTATTCACGGGATCGCAGCGTCCACAGTACGCCGGATTCTATCTCCACCCACGAGCCAAAGAAACCGTGGTCCTCTCGTACGATGGTCGCTGGGCCGACACAGTCGAGAGACACGCCAAACAGTACGTCCGTCAACTGAACGTAGCGACGTCGGGGTCACGCGAGAGACCGTATCCCGTTCCGAGTTCGGATGCGGGCCGTCCAACCGAGGTCGAAACCGGCAGTGGTGGACAGCTCGATACTGGTGAAACGTCGGAGAGCGGTATTCCCCAGAAAGGCGAGGCAAACACTCCGAAGGTGGATGTCGGCGACCTAGACGGCGAGAAATTGCGCCGTCTAACACAGCTGGCGGAACTCGCACCAACGAAGAACAGCGAACTCGCCGATGCGTGGGGATGCGACTCGGGATCGGAGGTTTATCAGTATCTCTCGTCCCACCTGGAGGAGTACTACACGCGAAACGAAGACAAGCTCATCGTGCCGACGGAGAAAGGCGAGCGTATGGTTGAAGAGGTCGTAGACGACCAATAA